The uncultured Sunxiuqinia sp. genomic sequence GACAGTGGTCGGATTACGAAACATGGGAAAGCCATGCATCGGTTGCCCTGTCATCCGCGCATAGCACACATGCTTCTGATGGCAAAGCAACATGGCAATTTGGAACTGGCTACTGACCTGGCAGCTATGCTAGAAGAGCGTGACCCTCTCGGACGTGAAGCCGGTATTGATATAAATCTTCGGATTGAAGCATTGCGAAAGCAGCGCGCTGAAAACCGGATGGGCAAAAAAATGAGTCGCATCGATAAAGTTGCAGGGTCGTATCGCCGATTGATCGGCTGCAATGAAAGCAATGAGGTTGTTGACCCATACGAAACAGGTCTGTTATTGGTATTTGCTTATCCCGAACGCATTGGACATGCCCGTGTTGGTAACAATGCCCAATTTCAATTGTCAAATGGCAGTTTAGTAACGGCAGGTCATCAGGATGAGCTGGCACATGAAGCCTGGTTAGCAGTTGCTCACCTTAATGCACGCGAAGGAATGGGAAAAATATTTTTAGCTTCGCCTTTAAACCCACGAGATTTGGCTCCATTGGTAAAAGAACGAGACCTAATTACCTGGGACACTCGAAATGGCGGGCTAAATGCAGTGCGTGAATTGCGTGTTGGCTCTATTGTTTTACAATCGAAACCACTACCTAACCCCGATCAAAGTCATTTACAGCAAGCTATTGTTGATGCTGTTCAAAAAGAAGGCGAGCAGTTGCTTGACTTTAATAAACAGGTTGAACAGTGGCAAAACAGGGTGCTGAGTATGCGAAAGTGGCAACCTACGGAAAATTGGCCTGATGTTTCAACAGGCAATCTATTAATGACGAATAACGGTTGGCTTGCACCTTATTTACAAGGTGTTCGAAAACCCGCTGACCTGAAGAAAATCGACTTAAAATCAGCTCTTCATTATTATTTGAGTGCGGAGCAACAAATCCAACTAACCCGTTTCGCTCCCGAAAAGATCGATGTGCCCAGCGGTTCATCAATCCGTTTGGAGTATCAACCCAACGGAGCTCCTCCTGTATTGGCCGTTCGTTTACAAGAAGTTTTTGGAATGACTGGTACACCAACTGTAAATGATGGAAAAGTGAATGTACTGATGCATTTGTTGTCGCCAGGGTTTAAGCCGGTACAAATTACTTCCGACCTGCGAAGTTTTTGGGATAATACCTACTTTGAAGTTAAAAAAGAATTGAAGCGTCGTTACCCGAAACACGCCTGGCCCGATGATCCCTGGGTTGAAAAAGCAGTACGCGGAGTAAAACGAAAAAAGAATTAGTAAAATGAGTCTGCAAGAAATAGAGATTGTAAGTCCGGGAAAAAAAGGACAACTAATAAACGAATATGGCGAGCCTGTTATTCCTCCTAAAGGTTGGACTTTTTTGCCGGCAGGCGATGCCGGAATTACCCGCAAAGTAACTGCACAAGGAAAGTACTGGCGGGTTCAGGTAAAGAAAGGCCGACGGACAACGTCGAAAGGAGTATGGGCGCCGGCAGCTACAATTGCAAGTGCAAAGGAAATGGTTACTGCTGTCCGACAAACAGATAGTTATCAGAAGAAGAGGAAGTCGGAAATTATTCGTCGTGAGAAAAAGCAAGTGATTTACCAAGGTGAATTTTTTGAAGCCGTGGTTCGCTATCTTAATTTTCATTCAACTTACCGGGAAGTAGAACAAAAAATGGCTCAGGCTATTACTGATCATGCGACTCCGGTTGGCAGTGGCACCGTTGCCCGCACGCAGCGCATTCCGGTGGAAGAGCGTGCAGCACGCGCTGTTATTGCATGGATGCGCCATCGAACGACAGCTTATGACAACATGAAAATTGCCCGCATAAAAGGGGAGCGACGTGCAGTGCGACGAGATCTTGCTCAGCGGTCAGTTCTGTTGCTTAATAGTTATCGGAAGGGGCAGATAATTTCAACAGATTGTCCGCTATGGAACGCCATTCATCGAAATAAATAAACAAGCAAAATCAACAATATGAATCGTTTATGTCTCTGTGGATCGAAGAAAGAAATCAGTACATGTTGTGAAGCTATTCTTTCGGGTAGGCGACAAGCTGCAACTGCACTGGAACTGATGCGTTCGCGATACGTGGCGTTTACGAAAGCCAATGGTGCTTATCTGATGGGTAGTCACCATAGCGAAACGCGCCCCGTAAAAGAGCGCATTTCCATCGAAAAGTGGGCTCGGTCAGTAAATTGGGTGAGCCTAACGATCCTGTCAACCGAAGCCGACGAAGCCACAGACGAGGCCGGGAAAGTTGAGTTTCGTGCCCTTTACACGGAAAATGGGAACCTGGAACAAATACACGAAAATTCACTTTTCAAGCGAGAAAATGGGAAATGGGTTTACCACTCGGGCATTCATTATTAATAATTGCTGAAATTGCTAGCCGGACTTGCAGCGCATACTCACACGTTGGCAAATGGGTGTATCTGGTATTCTTATACTAGCTGTCGTTTTAGGAAGTGAATGCCGAATGATCGACGAATTGATAACCGCACATTGTCGGTACAAATTACATGAATCTGTACTTTCTATAAAACTTGTTTTTCAATGTTCCGGTTAGTTCTCGTACAATTTACCCAATCAATTTTTTATCCGTCGAAATTATTTCGATCCATCTTCGTTTAATTCGTGTGTTGCTAAGTTTTTTATATTTTTGTGTTCCTAAAAATTTTACTATGCTGAATCGATTGCAGACGCTTTTAATACTGGTTTTTATATTGAGCTCATTTCCTGTTTTTCCGCAACAAATTCCTGTCAATCAATCCGACCAGACTCGATTGGTTGTTGTGATTAATGTGGAGCAAATGCGTACCGATTACATCAGTCGGTTTTGGAATCAGTTTCAGCAAGGCGGATTTCGCAGGTTGATGAACGAAGGAACGGTTTGTAGCAATACATCAATGGATCTACACATCAAAAAGAACATTACCGGAGTACCAACACTTTTTACCGGCGTTTACCCGGCTCGCCACGGAATTGTAAACGATAGCTGGTACGACCGCTTGCGGGAAAAGGAAGTAAGTGCTCTTGAAGACAACTATTACATTACAGTAGGAAGTGACTCGGAAGAAGGTCAGATTTCTTCTGCTAACCTGTTAATGCCAACCATTGGAGATGTATTCAAACTCAATTCGCAAAATGAAGCTAAGGTATTTTCGGTTGCACTTAATGCCGGGAGTGCCATTCTCTCGGCTGGCCATGCTGCCGACGGTGCTTATTGGATGGATGAATTAACCGGGCATATGATTAGTACGTCTTATTTTGTTGATCAATTTCCGGACTGGGCACGTACATTCAATGATAAGCGATTTGCCGACCTTTATTTGGATCGCGATTGGACAACTTTGCTTCCGGCAACGAGCTACACCGAAAGCCTGGAAGATGATTATATCTTGGAACCCGGGTATTATCAAAAGTGGAACACGTTTCCCTATAACCTTAAGAAATTAAAAGATCGAGCAGGGAATTATAAGGTGTTGAAGACGACACCATTCGGAAATACCATGGTGAAAGATTTTGCTTTATCTTTAGTTGATGCTGAACGGCTTGGGCAAGACTACGTTCCGGATTTGCTGGCTCTTAATTTTTCTTCGATGGATTATGAGCAAGGTGCTTTTAGCCCCAATTCGGTTGAAATAGAAGACTTGTATTTACGATTGGACAGAAACCTGGAACACCTGTTGAACTTTCTCGATCAGAAAGTAGGCAGAAACCGATATCTGGTTGTATTGAGTTCGGCTTGTTCAACAAATTATCCGGTTGCTTATTTAAAAGAAGAATTTAATATGCCTGTCGGTTTTGTTGCCCCCAAAAGCATGATAGCTCTTTTAAAATCATTTTTAAATATTAGCTATGGACAGGGTGAATGGGTTGAGTTTGTTACCGATCAGCAAATCTATCTAAATCGTGATCTGATTGAAAAAAACGGGCTTGAGTTGGGTGATGTCCAGCGAAAAGCAGCCTCCTTTATTAACCAATTCGAAGGAATAAAACTTTCGCTGCCCTCGGTTGATTTTGAGCGGGGTGATTACTTGAGAAGTCAGCTGGCAACGATTGCCGATTCATATAATTTGAAGAGATCGGGCGATGTGCTTTTTATGCTGGAAGATGGTTGGCAGCCGCAATATAAGTTCAAACGAACGATTTATACTGACAATGCCCGCATTCCTCTGATTTGGTTTGGTAAAGGAGTTCAAAAGCGAACAACCATTAACCCGGTTGATGGGGTGGATGTTGTGCCAACCCTACTAAATCTGTTGGGATTCGATATTCCCGACTATTGCATTGGCAAGGTTATACTGGAAGTTTCTCAGTAACGGGTCGAAAAATATAGCGCCAACGTGAAGGTGATGGTTTGCCTTCTTAAATTGTACCACTGATAAGGATCTTCGGCAGTGCGTTCTTGCAACGGCTTCCATTGCCATTGCCATTCGTTGTTTTTGTAGTTATGGTAGCCAACCTTAAAAGCCAGAAAGCTATTCCATTTGATGCGGTAACGAAATCCGAGTCCATATTCGTATAAAAAACCTTTATCCTGGGTGTCGTCATTAAACCGGAACCCATAGCCTCCCTCTAAATAAGCAAAAGGTGTGTTTGAGCCTTTGCTCAGATAGGCTTGCGTGTTAACTAAAATTGGCAGCGTGTACATTCTTGGCCCTTGATACTGCAGAACCCCCAGCCCTGCGCCTGCCGAAAGATGATAGTTGATAAACCAATTGACGGTTGATTTTAAACCAAAGGACGATGGACTGTAAGCGTCCGTATCAATTAAATAGTTGGTCGTTAGCGTGTAGTTAGTCCCGTAAATTCCTTCAATGCTGTAAAAGACTCCTTGATTTCTGACAAGGTGTGCTCGTTTGGCCTGTACTGATTCACTCAGTAACCCAATGAATGTAAACAATAAGGCAAAAAGCAGAAGGTACTTAGTTCGTTTTTCTTTCATAGCAACAGGGTTTCAACTAAATCCATTCAGAATAATCTGGTTGCACGGTGCAAGATATTAAAAGATCGCTTCAAAAGGAATAGGTTTAAGGATTTGTAATTGTTTTTGTAAATTTGTGTTTCTCATTGATTGCTTGCGTGGTAACAAAAATAGCACAGCGAGCAGCAAGTAAAAACAGGGTGGGGAGCCTTCTGCAATCCTCTTGATTATGTGGGAGTAGAGAAGACAAAACAATCCAGCATCCGGTACAAAACATCCAAAAAATTATGATTGAACAGAAGGAAATACAATTACCAAAATTTAGAAGAGGCTTTCACTTGATAACAGACATAGTTACCCGTGAATTGTCCGATTTACCCGATAAAGGATTGCTACATGTTTTAATCAAGCATACCTCGGCGGGAATTACCTTAAATGAAAATGCCGATCCATCAGTCCGGACCGATTTTGAGTCGTTCGTGAACAAGCTCATTCCCGAAAATCATCCTGTGTACACCCACACTTACGAAGGCGCTGATGATATGCCGGCGCACCTTAAATCCTCAATTATTGGTGCTGAACTGACGATTCCGATTACCAACGGCCGGTTGAATCTTGGGACCTGGCAAGGCATTTACCTGGGCGAATATCGCGACGATGGAGGTTCTCGCAAATTGGTCTTGACAGTTTATAGCTAGTTAGACCATAATGATAGCCACCATAAAACCAATAACATAGCAAAATGGAGCAATATTTAAAATCAGATTTATAAAATCGAATGTCCGTTAACTGTCATATCGGATTTTAATCTAGAAATGCGATAGAGTATCATAGCTTTAAGTACTTAAAATTCAGTACGTATTTAATTTCTATTTCAAATTTATGAATAGAATTAGCTCAATTATGCATGAAAACGGATACTCAGATATCTTTTTAACATTAGATAGAATAAATATCGCTGGCTTTAAGTAATTCTATTTTATGCTCTTGCAAAACTTTTATTATCATATCGTTAGAAGAGGATCGAATAATTACAGAAGCTTTATTTTCCAATGCAAAAGCATACATGTAGTCGACAGGTACGTTGTTTTTAGATAGTATTTGAAGTGCTTTATATAATCCTCCCGACTCATGAGGAACTACCAAACAAACTACTTCAGTAATATTCACTGAAAACTTGTTCTCTTTCAGAACCCGTTTAGCCTTGATCGGATTATTTACAATCATACGCACAATACCAAAATCGGCTGCATCGGCAATACTAAATGCCGAGATGTTGATATTGTTTTCGGCTAAAATTTTAGTCATTTCGGTTAAGCGACCAGTTTTGTCTTCTATAAAAACGGATAATTGTTCTATTATCATGATGATTGTTTTTTTCTGTTATCGATTACTCTTACTGCTTTACCTTCCGATCTGGCAATAGACATGGGCTCGACTAAATTAATTTTTACACTAATACCTAGTGTGCTGGTCATATTGTTACGAATACGAGTACGCAATCCTTCAAGTACTTTTACCTCATCAGACCATAACTGCTCGTCTACTTCAACATTCACTTCAAGGGTATCGAGGTTACCTTCGCGATTTACAACCAACTGGTAATGCGAGGTTGTATTGCTTACTTCAAGCAAAGCAGCCTCAACTTGAGAAGGGAAGATATTTACGCCACGAATAATAAGCATATCATCTGAGCGGCCTAAACATTTCTCCATTCGTACAATTGTACGTCCGCATTCGCATTTATCAGTATACAAACGAGTAAGGTCGCGAGTCCGGTATCGCAACAAGGGCATTGCTTCTTTGGTTACTGTTGTAAATACAAGCTCTCCAACTTCACCGTAAGGCAATACTTCGAGGGTTTTAGGATTGATGATTTCCGGAATAAAATGATCTTCAAAAATATGCATCCCACATTGATGTTCACATTCCATAGAAACCCCTGGGCCAATAATTTCACTAAGTCCATAGATATCAAAGGCTTTTAATCCGAGCATTTCTTCAACCTGAAAACGCAATTCCTTGGTCCAGGGTTCGGCGCCAAATATTCCTGCTTTTAGTTTAATGTTGTTTTTATCAATGTTTCCTTTTTGGATACTTTCGCCTAAATAGGCGGCATACGAAGGGGTACATGCAATTACAGTTGAACCAAAATCTTGCATAAGCTGTAATTGTTTTTTTGTATTACCACCCGAGATAGGAATTACCGAAGCTCCTACTTTTTCAGCTC encodes the following:
- the hrpB gene encoding ATP-dependent helicase HrpB, with the translated sequence MNINFENIDLPVVSILDEIKKQLAHQNTLIIQASPGAGKSTLVPLALLDGSCIGKIIVLEPRRLAARSIAERMASLLGEKVGETVGYRIRFENRVSEKTRIEVVTEGILTRMLHSDNSLEGISTVIFDEFHERSIHADVAFALCREAQQILRPDLRILVMSATLNLPQLVDLLRAPFVTCSGRQYPVNIQYTGGNDVRMLPDLTAQTVLRAIKETKGDILVFLPGEGEIRKCEGLLKKENLPVEIHPLFGVLPKNRQLAAVFPNPKGKRKIILATSIAETSLTIEGVQVVIDCGYSRTSRFDPGNGLSRLETLQISIDSADQRAGRAGRLGPGTCYRMWTRATQDQLAEHRVPEIMEADLADLVLDLAQWGITDPSQLSWLTPPPKGAYLQATELLHQLDALDSGRITKHGKAMHRLPCHPRIAHMLLMAKQHGNLELATDLAAMLEERDPLGREAGIDINLRIEALRKQRAENRMGKKMSRIDKVAGSYRRLIGCNESNEVVDPYETGLLLVFAYPERIGHARVGNNAQFQLSNGSLVTAGHQDELAHEAWLAVAHLNAREGMGKIFLASPLNPRDLAPLVKERDLITWDTRNGGLNAVRELRVGSIVLQSKPLPNPDQSHLQQAIVDAVQKEGEQLLDFNKQVEQWQNRVLSMRKWQPTENWPDVSTGNLLMTNNGWLAPYLQGVRKPADLKKIDLKSALHYYLSAEQQIQLTRFAPEKIDVPSGSSIRLEYQPNGAPPVLAVRLQEVFGMTGTPTVNDGKVNVLMHLLSPGFKPVQITSDLRSFWDNTYFEVKKELKRRYPKHAWPDDPWVEKAVRGVKRKKN
- a CDS encoding DUF2293 domain-containing protein: MSLQEIEIVSPGKKGQLINEYGEPVIPPKGWTFLPAGDAGITRKVTAQGKYWRVQVKKGRRTTSKGVWAPAATIASAKEMVTAVRQTDSYQKKRKSEIIRREKKQVIYQGEFFEAVVRYLNFHSTYREVEQKMAQAITDHATPVGSGTVARTQRIPVEERAARAVIAWMRHRTTAYDNMKIARIKGERRAVRRDLAQRSVLLLNSYRKGQIISTDCPLWNAIHRNK
- a CDS encoding YchJ family metal-binding protein, producing the protein MNRLCLCGSKKEISTCCEAILSGRRQAATALELMRSRYVAFTKANGAYLMGSHHSETRPVKERISIEKWARSVNWVSLTILSTEADEATDEAGKVEFRALYTENGNLEQIHENSLFKRENGKWVYHSGIHY
- a CDS encoding alkaline phosphatase family protein, yielding MLNRLQTLLILVFILSSFPVFPQQIPVNQSDQTRLVVVINVEQMRTDYISRFWNQFQQGGFRRLMNEGTVCSNTSMDLHIKKNITGVPTLFTGVYPARHGIVNDSWYDRLREKEVSALEDNYYITVGSDSEEGQISSANLLMPTIGDVFKLNSQNEAKVFSVALNAGSAILSAGHAADGAYWMDELTGHMISTSYFVDQFPDWARTFNDKRFADLYLDRDWTTLLPATSYTESLEDDYILEPGYYQKWNTFPYNLKKLKDRAGNYKVLKTTPFGNTMVKDFALSLVDAERLGQDYVPDLLALNFSSMDYEQGAFSPNSVEIEDLYLRLDRNLEHLLNFLDQKVGRNRYLVVLSSACSTNYPVAYLKEEFNMPVGFVAPKSMIALLKSFLNISYGQGEWVEFVTDQQIYLNRDLIEKNGLELGDVQRKAASFINQFEGIKLSLPSVDFERGDYLRSQLATIADSYNLKRSGDVLFMLEDGWQPQYKFKRTIYTDNARIPLIWFGKGVQKRTTINPVDGVDVVPTLLNLLGFDIPDYCIGKVILEVSQ
- a CDS encoding secondary thiamine-phosphate synthase enzyme YjbQ, with the translated sequence MIEQKEIQLPKFRRGFHLITDIVTRELSDLPDKGLLHVLIKHTSAGITLNENADPSVRTDFESFVNKLIPENHPVYTHTYEGADDMPAHLKSSIIGAELTIPITNGRLNLGTWQGIYLGEYRDDGGSRKLVLTVYS
- a CDS encoding ACT domain-containing protein — encoded protein: MIIEQLSVFIEDKTGRLTEMTKILAENNINISAFSIADAADFGIVRMIVNNPIKAKRVLKENKFSVNITEVVCLVVPHESGGLYKALQILSKNNVPVDYMYAFALENKASVIIRSSSNDMIIKVLQEHKIELLKASDIYSI
- a CDS encoding phenylacetate--CoA ligase produces the protein MIWNEHIETASRDELTNIQDERLVKMIERIYYNVPFYREKLQAKGIKPGDIKSIDQLKDLPFTNKTDLRDNYPFGLFTVPQSDIVRLHASSGTTGKPTVVGYTRADISLWSEVVARSLSMANVGKDDIIQIAYGYGLFTGGLGVHYGAEKVGASVIPISGGNTKKQLQLMQDFGSTVIACTPSYAAYLGESIQKGNIDKNNIKLKAGIFGAEPWTKELRFQVEEMLGLKAFDIYGLSEIIGPGVSMECEHQCGMHIFEDHFIPEIINPKTLEVLPYGEVGELVFTTVTKEAMPLLRYRTRDLTRLYTDKCECGRTIVRMEKCLGRSDDMLIIRGVNIFPSQVEAALLEVSNTTSHYQLVVNREGNLDTLEVNVEVDEQLWSDEVKVLEGLRTRIRNNMTSTLGISVKINLVEPMSIARSEGKAVRVIDNRKKQSS